ttttcaagaAGGCTGGCTTATCTGTGAGGAACTGCCATGCAGGGTAAGCACACTGCATCCTTGGGAGCGGGTTAAGCTGCTTTAAGACACCAGTTGCTGGCTTTTGCACCCTTGTATTCAGTGCCAGATGCAGacagctgtgacagcacagGAAGCAGATGAAGGGTgagcctgctgctttcttcactCTGTAGTTAAGCAAGCTCCTCTATTTTGATATCTTTCCAACCTTCCcctaagaaaagcagaacaggcAGTGCAAAGAGATCTTGCTCAAGTCTGCGATTGGAACTACCTCCAGCCTGGAAGCAGTCTGCCTGTTCCCCCAGCAGCTGTTGCAATAGCTGCCCTTGCTGGAGCCTGTCCTTGTGGGCAGGCAGGGCTAGGAAAGCCTTTGCTATGGTTAAACGGAAGGCAGAAAACATGTTGGCTGAGGGTTGCCAAGGCAGAAAACCACCGGCCTGTAACATTTTCATCCAAAGCGTCTTCTTTAGCTCCTTGCAGCACGTTATTTTCATTCCATGCGCTGATCTTATCTCCCAGAAATGAACACCAGGCCAGACACACACTGTCACACAGAGCTGCCATCATTAAGGCAGGATCACTTACTGTTGATAGAGTCACTTCCATATGCTCTCACTGGGGATTTCCTGCAGCAGGCTCCAGGTGAGAAATAAAGGCCACTCCCAAACACTCCTTAAGATATCAGTTTTTATTGGACATTGCAAGatcaataagaaaaaataatttgtacagCTTTGTACACCATTGCTGCTGAAGAGTAAGGCTACTTGTCACATCACAGAGACCTGGTGCAGCCAACAGGGTGCTCCCAGCATGACTCACATCTGAGGAACCAATGTTTCTCCAAGAATGACTTACAACTGTCAGATGGTAGCACCACCCACCGTGGACAGGCCTGTGTAGCCTTACCATAGCACAAATGGGGCTTCTTAGACAAATAAGGTGAGCAGCCTTGCTCTAAGATACCCTCTCCCAATGGCTCACTGTCAACCACAGTTGCAGGATCAGTCTGGTACAATGATTACAGACCTTTGGCCTCACTTTCCCTCCCTGACACCAGCTAGGGGGGAACCAGAACACTTAAGGTTTTAATTGGCAGAGTAACCCTTTCCAACCAAACCCAGATGTTTAAGAGTGATTGTAGAGCAGCAGCTACGGGTATTGCTCTAGCATTGGGGCACCCAATCCATAGGATGGGCAGAGCTAGAAAGAGAGGCTTCAGTTTACACAGTAGTTTTGCTAAGCTTTTTGCCTTTGACGGTTCTtagctgtttaaaaaacaggTGCTAGAACAAAAGGTTGATTTTGCACAGAGGCAGTGAGACATCATCAATTCTAGTTGGCCCCATCAGTATCTCGCACTGCCCCCTCTTTGCTGTGGCAGGTAGGTGGGAGAAGAGCGTTCCACTGCTGGACTGAAATGCCAGACCAAGGAAAACGTGAGCATTGATTCAGCCCCTAAGAGGGGATGAGAATTTAGAAGTCAGTAGTTAAGGACCGCATCATCTGTCCTAATAAACACAATCAAGACAGTCATTTTAAATCACCGCCAGGCtcagctagaaaaagaaatcaattttaatGGCTCTGTAGGCAGAAAGGGGGAAACTGTACTATAATTAGCTGAATACCTGTACTGTATTAATGCCAGCAAGCAGACACAGCTGCTGGACCTTGCTCTTGTAACCTTTACAGAAGGGACACCGCTTACTGATACTTAAATACCTCTCACAGAAAATGGGAACTAGTATCTGCTACCATTCAGAGGTACTTCTGCACCATTCAGTCATCTGTATTCAcaatcaaagaacaaaaatgcagtGGGTGAAGGAACTGAGCATAGTAGATCATTGATGTGATCAGCAGTGAGCTGCCTCCCCCACGCAGGCACCAACTGTACAGCCACATCCCTGGCAAACAGGGCAACGTAGGacagtttgcttttaaagaaaggagGGCAACAAGGAAATCATTTGATAATGAAGAAttaaggaggggaaaaaaaacaaccaaaacaaaacccttcacAAAACCACTTTCCAgtattgtaaaaaaataaaaacaaatgcaaccaTTCTGACTTCCTGTACCTCCACCACACAGGTCTCTGTGGCTCTGTAGGAACAGGAAACACTGCCCTTCTTCTGCTGATAAGTGATGCAGTGCACACAGTATTTCTGAAGGAGTTTCTATAAACTGTAGTGCAAgcaaactgagaaaataaatagcacTCAAACATTCCCTCCTAGCAAAGAACAGTAATCGTGGTAAAATCTAGCTTGTCTTTCATTTTAGCTGAAGTTAGGTTACCTGCAACTTTGTTAGTATGTGAAATTTTGAAGATGTGCTTCACAGCATAACTGTAGAATAATTTACACCGCATTGCCAATTCGTTTTCATCAACAGCATACAAAGAAGGTCCTtagtttttatatatatactttataAAGTCTGGAAGATCAATATAAATACTGctccagaaattaaaaaaaaagtgtttacaTCCCCGACTTCAATTTACATCTCTGTGTCCTGGGTTATCATTAGGATCTGTAAAAGTCTTAGCGGCGCAGAGGTTCAAGTTTTCGAAATTTCAGTGACGAGCTGGATGACAAAGCATCTTGATTTGAAGAATTCACTGTGTCTGGGGACTGGAACAATACTCTACCACGAtgattaaatacataaaaagatGGATGGTTCCTTAACGTCTCAAACGTCCTTCAAAACAAAGGCAGATAGTCAGCGTTAATACTGTTTTAGAGCAGGACTTTTAGAAGAGTCAGGCTGGGGTATTCCAGCTTTTACAAAGCAATGCAGGTTTTGAAAGGAAACCTCAGGAAGGCCATGCTCACCTCACGTGTTTTCTAAACTAAGAGAaaataagacaagggggaatggctttaaactaaaaggggacatttaggttggatgtcagctCTTGAttggagggcagtgaggccctgcactgctgcccagagagctgtgctccacccctgcaggtgttcaaggctggctgggatggggccctgggcagcctgaactgatgggggcacccagcccatggcttggaggtaatgatcttcaaggtcccctCCAAAGGCATTCCATGAAATACAAAGCCTGACAAATTCTGTGTGTTCAGTTTGCAGAGGCTGCCCATACTGCTGTCAAACTTCACTTTCCTTCCCTGAGCtcaagggcagagctgtggatgGCTATTTGCATGTATACCACACGTGACAGCCTCATGACTTGTAACACTGTCAGTTTCCCATTCCTTTCTATGTCTGAACATCAGGGTTTTAAGTGCTATGAAGCAATGCTATGGCAATGTCAACTTGTTTAGTTTCCATATTCTCCTAGGCTTACAGGAGCGGACAAAAAGGCCACCCCTGCCATCCTAACTTCACATCcttttcaaaatctcaattcaaagttcattattttcttgaaatctgCAGAAATCTGTCATTCTGCCTGGAATATTTCACTGTGAGATTCAAACAACACAGGCTTTTGCTGTGAAGAAGCCATAAGCAACGGGGGGTGTGACAGGCACACGGCCCTGTGATACGTGAGACTGCCTCACAACAGTGCTCTGTGACTGCTGAGCTCTTACTCCCCAGGCAAACAATTCTGCACAGCAGGATTTTGGAACAGAAGAAGTAAAGGGAAAACATATTTAGTTTCAGTTTTCTAACTCTCTGCCTTCAGTTCCACATGTTATTGGCTTCCCCAAATATGACTGATTCTGTGTgccacagctgtgtgtgtgaaggAGCTGAGCTAAGGAGAGGCCAAGCCTGATGCTGCCACTTTACAGACGTGCCCCATTTGCACAGAGCGTAACGGATGTGtttatgagaagaaataaaacatacttATTTTTTAGTTCTGAAGTGGCATCCATGTCTTTAAACTCTCCTGCGATATGTACAATCCCATAGCAGGTAACTGCAAAGGCTAACAGAGTCTGAAGAACTATCTGTAAGAGAGGGGAACAATGCAACACACTGATTACTAAATATTCTTCatggtaacaaaaaaaaatctcatctttcAAACTGTGTCTCCTGTACTTTTCACCCAGTGACAGAAAGTGCTTTTCAGTTCAACagcagggaaactgaggcacgggaTTATTCAGCAACAGAGATGAGAAAAGCTCACAGCACCTGACAACCTGTCTGTACTGCATGAACTGCACTGATTCGCACAGCTCCACAGGGAGATCTGCACAACAACACGCTGTTCTCGTGCACTTAAGGATCTAATGTTCTTCCAGAGAAGTGTACCAGTGCCCAATGGTAGCTGCACAAAGGGGAGGGGTGCTGTTTGTAGGGGGTGAGCATCTCCTCACCTTTGAGGTTACACAAAACCAGAACAGAGAACTGGagtggaatttaaaaaaagaaaaaaataaaatacagaaggcCCTTTGGAAGCAGGTTGTGCTGGCATCAGACGGGCACAGAGCCATGCTAGATAAACAAATGTCAGCCAACAAGAGCCAGAGGGAGGATGGTGTttatgctgcagagcaggagacaaGGGCAGCAGCTGTCTGGAGCTCAGGCTGCGCTCAGGGACTGCCTGGCTGAGAGGCATCAGGACAGGGGGAGAGCAGAGGGCCGGGCCGTTGTGCCCTGACAGACACAGCTACAGGATGTGGGGATGGAGAAATCGCGTTCTTTTCAACAGAAGAAACCTGAATTGACGGGTAACCTAAAAGCTGCTCCGCCGCGGATTCCTGCCTACCAAATCAACACAAGAGAGACCCAGCTACCAGCACGGCACCGCGCTTCCCAACCACCCGCACGACCCCGACTTACATCTATGGGAAGCGTCTCGTCCTCCTTCTCTGTCAGCCGCATGTAGGAGCGATCTGCAACACACAAACGCGCGGGGCGTCCAACACGGAGCCCGGCCCGACCTCCGCGGACGCGGCACCTCCACCCCGCGCCGACCGCCGCGCACGGACACGGCCGGCCATCCCGGCCCAGTGCAGCTCCGAGCCCCGCGTCCCCCCCGCCCTGCAGGGCCGCAGCCCGGCCCCGAGTTCCCCGGCGTGCCGACCGCGCCCCGCCGACCCCCCCTCCAGCCCTCCGCAGCGCTGACGCCCGGCACACTCACGCTGCGCCGCCGAGAAGGCCGCGTGGGCCAAAGCGAAGAGGCCGAGTCCCACCAGCCCCTTCCACAGCGAGGCGGCCGCCATCCtgcccgccgcgccgccgccagGGGCGCCCCTACCGGGCGCGGGGTGATGGCGTCACGGGTGGGCGGGGCCACGAGGGGTCTGGACGGGAGGCTGGTGGGCGTGGCCTGCTGGTTTGTGGGGAGCGGTATGTATGGTAGTGGGCGTGGCCTGAAGGGTTGTGGGCGGGGCGGTCCCGCACCCCTCCCCGCGCCGCAGCCCCGCTCGCTGCTCCTCACTCGCTTTGAGGGCTTTTTCTCCTCTCGCCCACCTCGCAAACGGTCGCTTTGCGGCCCCGGCCGCGCAGCACCGCATCCTCATCCCCACCCCGGCTCCAAACTTCGGCCCCGCGGTCTCCGCCCCTATCCGGGCTCCCGGCACCGCCGTCCCCGCCCCGCGCCTGCGCCCAGCGCCGCTTCCTGctggcggcggggccgggccgcgccgtGCCGGGGCGATGGCGGGGCCGCGGCGGTGGCCGGGCTCGGGTCCGGTGCTGGCGGCGGGGCTATGGCTcagggcggcggcggcggcgggacgACCCGGGGCTCTGGAGGAGGAGATCGTGTCGGAGAAAGCGGCGGAGGAAAGCCACCGGCAGGACAGCGCCAACCTGCTGGTCTTCATCCTCCTGCTCACCCTCACCATCCTCACCATCTGGCTCTTCAAGCACCGCCGCGCCCGCTTCCTCCACGAGACCGGGCTCGCCATGATCTACGGTGAGGGGCGCGGGCACGGCCGTCCCCTCCCGCCGGCACCCCGCGCACCCCTGGGGGCGGCGCCCCGATCCGCGCCTTCTCGCCTTCATCCCGGTGGCGGCGGGGTGCGGGCGGAGCCTGCGGGGGGCGCGGGCCGGGGGGCGCGGCGTGGCCCGCACCGTGCCCAGCTatgggctgtgctggagccccGGGCACGGGCTGCTGCCGCAGTTGGTCCTCCTCGTGCCTCGGGTGTGCAGGTGGAAACCCGGGTGTACCGGGGTCATGCGGTGTGGTTTGAAGGCCGAGCAGCCCTTGGCTGGGCGCTGTGCCGGGGGAATGATTAACGCGGGCACGGAGCCTTATCCAGGCAGGAGCGATGAGCGTAGCATAGGAAAGGCGTCTTCTTCTGGTGGGTGTTGGAATCCACTTCCCTTCGTGCCGCCCACCCCGGGTGTTGTGCAGCCACGCTTGGTCGTGGCTGAGCTGCCCGTGGAAGGAAGCCCTGCTGTGAGGGTGGTGGCCCGCTGTGTTCCTCGCCTCCTGCTGCCCCACGGTTCAGCTGCAAGCATCCTTCAGAAAGCTGTGGGGAGGCACGCGGTGCCTGCGCTCACCCATCCCTGCTCATCCATCCCCACAGGCCCTGGTTGTCACCTCCTGGTTGCACTGTGCTCTCAGAGGATAAACCTCATCATCTCGGTTTCTAAAACACATCTTTTCCATCGGCTCTTTCACAGGCTGCACTTAGGGAGGTGTTggcaaaaaaaagtaacatcTCCTGTCTGGCCAGGCAGAAAATCCCAActtctcactgctttttgtgCTCTGTACCTCGGGTCAGAACAGGGATGTGGTTTTGGTGGGaacctgctgttctgcagcaacAACCTAAAAGCTGCTGGGAACAAAATCAGCAGCTTCAGCTTGGCCATACCCGGCTCCTGTGATGCTTTCAGCCCAGGGGAGATCAGTAGAAGATGtggaagtgctgcagcaggagggctgcacaACAGTCCCTCACATCTGGGCAGAGGAGCAGTTTGTAAAAGCTTGTCTTTTTctagttggaaaaaaaaaaagcccaagaaCAGAACTTTTGCATGCATCTTTCATGCTGACTTACTTCACAACTCCCTGGTGTCTGTGTTCTCACCCTGAGTTGTAAGCTGTTGCTTCGGGTGGATTTATACCTTACAAATTACACTGTTGGCTCAGGGCTGGTGTTCAGGAGCTGGAGTTATTTCACTGGGATAGACAGTAGGTGCTCAGCAGCCCCTAggcttcatttcagtgtttaaaattaGGTTCCCACACCCCAGGTACTCAGCATTTAGGCCAATTAAATGAGCAGTCTCGTTTTATTTCGGCTCGGGGGCTGGCGGGGATGTGCCGAAGCTTCTCCAGAAGTTCAGTTTCCTTGTTCTGGTTCCCTCTTGGCCCCTGGATTCATCCCAGCTGGGTGTTGGTATGGTGCTTTTGGGTgctcactgcatttttctttccttttagtgCCCAGATTAATGTGTGCCGTTGgcttcctggtgctgctgccatAATCTGTTAGCCTGTATTTTAAATCTTAACTGAGATATATTCAACagcacctgaaaaaaaaaaaaaaaaaaaaaaaaaaaaaaaaaaaagcccgtgggcttttcttctttttaatgaagttgggataaatgcaatgaaaatgaaGTCGTACTTTGCATAGAAGAGCTCCATGAATTCTCTGGCCTTGCCTGTAGCTCCTCGCTGCTCGCAGCTTCCTGGTGTCAGGTTCTCACTTTTGTCCCATGTTGATACCGGTGGGTGGCTCACAGATTGCTGCTAGGACAGCCCTTCAAATGCCAGAGGATTTTAAGGTATTTCCTAAGAGACCatcagaaagaagaggacaTGCTGGGCTTGGTCTGCTTAgcccagggctggtgctggtgTCTGACAAGTTGGGCCGTCTGGGTCAGATTTGTGCCAGGAGCCTTTGGGCAGCTCCCTTACATGGGAGGTGAGCAGGGAAGGTTGGCTCCAGAGCATTCccattcccttccttctcctgttGCTGGCCAGAGCTGGGATTTGGCTGGCATGTGGGGCTGGGAACAGCTGCGTGAGTAAGTGAGCTGGTGAGGATGAGCACCGCTATCAGATGTAGCCCCTCTTTGGGACAGGGATTAAGAGGCGAGAGGTGCGTGGGTCAGGATCCTTCCTGAATTCCCAGCCACCACCAAAacctctccctccttcccctgaGCAGGGCATCTCATTTCAAAGCCACGAGTCCTGGTGTCCCTGGGTGAGATTCCAGCTGAGGAGACAGACAGCTGCCACAGGAGTTTCTGGCTGCGCTGCCTGAATCAAGGAGTTTCCAAACTTTTTTGTGCAGAAGGCCAAGTGGGAAGAGTCCATGGGACATCCCGTGCTCACAGCCTGTGGCTGTCAGGAGGCACTGCTGGGAGAGTGTTCATGCACTGTGCCTGAGAgggggagctggaggagctcaTGCTGGTAAATGCCATCAATCTGGATGCAAGACCTCGGCGTGCAGCTAACGAGCTGTGCTGCAAACGAGGAGTGCCGTATGAACTGCTGACTTGTAAATCCACCCCACTGGACCCCAGCAGGCAGCGTTGGCTCACCCTTAGGTTGATGCTGATGGTGTGGAGACAAAGCTTGCAGggcactgagcagagcacagtgaTTGGCCCCAAATGTTACCTGAGTTACTGCAGCAGGGATTGCTGCTGGGAAGCTCCCTGGTGCAGGAGGTGGCGGCGTGGCTCCACTGCCTGGTGGGTACGGTCTTGCTGTGTGGGGAAGAAGGGAGCTATTCTCATTGTTTTGTGGAAGGAGGAGTGTAGAAGTTCATAGAATGACTGCTGGTTTGGAGTGAAGGAATTGATGGCACAAAAAGTGACCCCAAACCATCCGTGCTGTTCTGGCCAGTGTCTGTGAGCACCCCTTCACTCTGGCCTGGGACAGAAAGATGCTTACTGTCCTCAAAGCATTCACAACAGCTCCTGGTGTCTTTTTAAATCCCCTGCCAATTGTATTTCTCTGCTGGTGTTACATGTCCTATCAGGTCTTCAGCTTCAAATGCTCACAGCATCCATCCCCGGCCCTTTGTGCATCTCTCCCCAGGTGTCCTGGTTGGTGTGGTCCTGCGCTACGGCATCCATGTCCCCAGTGATGTCAACAACGTGACTCTGAGCTGCCAGGTGCAGACCAGCCCTGCCACACTGCTGGTGAACGTCAGTGGGAAGTTCTATGAGTACACTCTGAAGGGGGAAATCAGCGCCCACGAGCTCAACAATGTCCAGGACAATGAGATGCTGAGGAAGGTAAGGGTGCTGGTGAAGGGATGGGGTGCTCCTCACCAGTTCCAGTGGGTTTGTGCAAATACAGAAACCCTGTGTCCACTGGATCAAGTGATTGTTTTAATCAGTATTTGCTTTGGTTCCATGCATTGTTAGCTAACGTGCAATGTAATGAAGCTGTGGTTGCAGCTGATCTTAACTTGAGCTGCTTTGGGCTGTGGGTCTGAAAGATCCCTGACACCTCTATGCCCATCTTGTGGGAGCACAGGGTATCTCATACCTCattgttccttcttttttgtcttGCAAAAGCTTAACAAACCATTCTActgttcttttgtgtgtgtttgttttacagGTGACTTTTGATCCTGAGGTGTTTTTCAACATTTTGCTTCCTCCAATTATATTTTATGCAGGCTACAGCTTAAAAAGGGTATGTGCCTTTACAATGCCCACGTTTCAGTTCCTCTGCCACCAGAGCATTTTTCATACTTGAGAATACTTTGAAGCTTGCTTAGCAGCCACAGCTGTGGAATTGAGTGCAGTGTTCCCAG
The Lagopus muta isolate bLagMut1 chromosome 13, bLagMut1 primary, whole genome shotgun sequence genome window above contains:
- the MMGT1 gene encoding ER membrane protein complex subunit 5 — encoded protein: MAAASLWKGLVGLGLFALAHAAFSAAQHRSYMRLTEKEDETLPIDIVLQTLLAFAVTCYGIVHIAGEFKDMDATSELKNKTFETLRNHPSFYVFNHRGRVLFQSPDTVNSSNQDALSSSSSLKFRKLEPLRR